Proteins from a genomic interval of Colletotrichum higginsianum IMI 349063 chromosome 6, whole genome shotgun sequence:
- a CDS encoding RNA recognition domain-containing protein, with product MTEPENFEEDLFADLYDDDAPAKPAAAQQPTPAPAPAPASVPQQSIETHAEPPAQSGLDYGGGGGGGGDDQMKYEEDDDDDDVDFNLGGDSGGGGGGGGGGGGGGNSYAPPSNGVGNVKHDEPTYSTSTAKNPSAKEDG from the coding sequence CTACGACGATGATGCCCCAGCGAAgcctgctgccgcccagcAACCCACGCCTGCGCCTGCACCCGCACCTGCCTCTGTCCCCCAACAGAGCATCGAGACACATGCCGAGCCGCCTGCCCAATCCGGACTGGACtacggcggtggcggcggcggcggcggcgacgaccagATGAAGTACGaagaggatgacgatgacgacgatgtaGACTTCAACCTCGGAGGTGAcagcggtggcggtggtggaggaggcggcggcggtggcggtggtggaaaTAGCTACGCTCCTCCCTCGAACGGCGTCGGCAACGTAAAGCACGATGAACCTACGTACTCGACGAGCACGGCAAAGAACCCTAGTGCCAAGGAAGACGGGTAA
- a CDS encoding Nuclear polyadenylated RNA-binding protein, translating to MFIGGLNWETTDQSLRDYFSQFGEVVECTVMRDSSTGRSRGFGFLTFRDPKTVNIVMVKEHFLDGKIIDPKRAIPRDEQEKTSKIFVGGVSQETTDQEFKDYFAQFGRVVDATLMMDKDTGRPRGFGFVTFESEAGVEACLSTSLEIHGKPIEVKKAQPRGNLREEEEAARRGGKFRKGDDNAQSGQSGMGGNQMGATGGMTPQVMAQYFQRMQQYFAMMQQQMAMSRGMGPMNPAMMQQMMQMQQMQQMQSQMMGRGGGGGNGQQGMMGQMTPQMMQQMQQMQQQMQQQMGQQGGPPSGPSGSFSPQQQMFDPSQGGQPQQQQQQQQPQQQVAQGPRRGGGGGGGAPRDQYNQAGAYAMGGGGGAPTSWEGMYDDVPQPNLNQGGRGGYRGGHRGGSHSGGSHQGSPDPAHAPPANAPTGPKNAGRPGANYRGGGRSGNRGFHPYSR from the exons ATGTTCATTGGCGGACTCAACTGGGAGACAACGGATC AATCCCTTCGAGACTACTTCTCCCAATTTGGAGAGGTCGTCGAATGCACTGTTATGAGAGATAGCAGCACCGGTCGGTCAAGAGGCTTCGGCTTCTTGACATTCAGAGACCCCAAGACGGTCAATATTGTTATGGTCAAAGAACACTTTTTGGATGGCAAGATT ATCGACCCAAAGCGTGCGATTCCCCGCGATGAACAGGAGAAGACCAGCAAGATCTTTGTCGGCGGTGTCAGCCAGGAGACAACGGACCAAGAATTCAAGGATTACTTTGCCCAGTTTGGACGAGTTGTTGACGCCACCTTGATGATGGACAAGGACACGGGTCGCCCTCGTGGTTTCGGCTTCGTCACATTCGAAAGCGAAGCCGGTGTCGAGGCATGCCTGAGCACCAGCCTGGAGATTCACGGCAAGCCAATCGAGGTCAAGAAGGCCCAACCACGAGGCAATCtcagggaagaagaagaggctgcTCGACGCGGCGGGAAGTTCAGGAAGGGCGACGACAATGCTCAGAGTGGGCAGAGCGGTATGGGCGGCAATCAGATGGGTGCTACCGGCGGCATGACGCCACAGGTCATGGCCCAGTACTTCCAGCGAATGCAGCAGTACTTCGCCAtgatgcagcagcagatggCCATGAGCCGTGGTATGGGCCCGATGAACCCGGCGATGATGCAGCAGATGATGCAGATGCAACAAATGCAGCAGATGCAAAGCCAGATGATGGGCCGCGGCGGGGGAGGCGGCAACGGGCAGCAGGGAATGATGGGCCAGATGACGCCTCAGATGATGCAGCAGATGCAacagatgcagcagcagatgcagcagcagatggGACAGCAGGGCGGGCCGCCATCCGGGCCCAGCGGTAGCTTCAgtccgcagcagcagatgTTCGACCCGTCCCAGGGGGGCCAGccacagcagcaacagcagcagcagcagccacagCAACAAGTCGCCCAGGGcccgcgacgaggaggtggtggcggtggaggtgCGCCTCGCGACCAGTACAACCAAGCCGGCGCTTATGCCatgggcggtggtggcggcgcccCGACATCTTGGGAAGGCATGTACGACGACGTGCCTCAGCCCAACCTGAACcagggcggccgaggaggttACCGAGGTGGACACCGCGGCGGCTCCCATAGCGGCGGTTCCCACCAAGGATCGCCGGATCCCGCGCACGCCCCGCCTGCCAACGCTCCCACGGGGCCCAAGAACGCGGGCCGACCCGGTGCCAACTACCGCGGCGGTGGCCGCAGCGGGAACCGCGGTTTCCATCCTTACTCGCGATAG